Proteins from a single region of Lujinxingia litoralis:
- a CDS encoding TonB C-terminal domain-containing protein, with product MTNARAKPLGTGTGGPVEIGAGIALTLALHGIIAFSVWWASTLTPEEPERLELVFDNVELLALGEEREEAALPRIANPEPAAPTPEPSVELPDETQPPPEPEENQVNLQAERQREEERERERQEQERKEREERERRRQAALSALSNPDRPYNDDTPEGSPDGVAGGTVSDAAFASMMRTYQARLLQEILRVWSVPTTLNDAELGNLAGKVQVYVRLSESGAIVSHAFRARSGNEQFDASIDRAIRQFHAQYGGRKLPLPDQDDVRREVLREGLLLTRWDTTAR from the coding sequence GTGACGAACGCACGAGCAAAGCCATTAGGGACCGGTACCGGTGGGCCGGTAGAGATAGGCGCGGGCATTGCGTTGACGCTGGCCCTGCACGGGATCATTGCGTTCAGCGTGTGGTGGGCTTCCACGCTGACGCCGGAGGAGCCCGAGCGGCTGGAGTTGGTCTTTGATAACGTGGAGCTGCTGGCTCTGGGGGAGGAGCGCGAGGAGGCGGCTTTGCCGCGGATCGCCAATCCCGAGCCCGCGGCACCGACACCGGAGCCCTCGGTGGAGCTCCCTGATGAGACGCAGCCGCCGCCCGAGCCTGAAGAGAACCAGGTCAACTTGCAGGCGGAGCGCCAACGCGAAGAAGAGCGGGAGCGTGAGCGGCAGGAGCAAGAACGCAAAGAGCGCGAGGAACGTGAACGACGCCGTCAGGCGGCGCTCAGTGCGCTGAGCAACCCGGACCGCCCATACAACGATGATACCCCGGAAGGCAGCCCGGATGGGGTTGCCGGCGGTACGGTGTCTGATGCGGCCTTTGCGAGCATGATGCGCACCTATCAGGCCCGGCTCCTCCAGGAGATCTTGCGGGTATGGTCGGTGCCCACCACGTTAAATGATGCTGAGCTGGGTAACCTGGCCGGAAAAGTGCAGGTCTACGTGAGACTCTCGGAGAGCGGGGCGATTGTCAGCCATGCCTTCCGAGCCCGCAGTGGTAATGAGCAATTTGACGCCAGCATCGATCGCGCCATCCGTCAGTTCCATGCCCAGTACGGGGGGCGCAAGCTGCCGCTGCCGGACCAAGATGATGTTCGACGCGAGGTGCTCCGTGAGGGGCTCTTGCTGACGCGGTGGGATACCACCGCACGTTGA
- a CDS encoding biopolymer transporter ExbD, whose protein sequence is MAMSSSSGGGTVLSEINVTPLVDVMLVLLVIFMVTTPLIEQDDEKREVEMDLPVTRDNESRVNLEESEQIILEINQELQVLIGDSVLVDCGAALQESSPERFEPCFDELQAKIESNQKLQDDGRLYLLGHPDIPYGFVVGSMNRIRLAGVSNVGMVTNPEYRKAEPQ, encoded by the coding sequence ATGGCTATGAGCTCCTCATCGGGTGGGGGGACGGTGCTCTCCGAGATCAATGTCACGCCGCTGGTCGATGTGATGCTGGTGCTTCTGGTCATCTTTATGGTGACCACACCGCTGATTGAGCAGGATGACGAGAAGCGCGAAGTCGAGATGGACCTGCCGGTCACTCGCGACAACGAAAGCCGCGTGAACCTCGAAGAGAGCGAACAGATCATTTTAGAGATTAATCAGGAGCTTCAGGTCCTCATCGGGGATAGCGTCCTGGTGGATTGTGGAGCGGCTCTTCAGGAGAGTTCCCCGGAGCGCTTTGAGCCCTGTTTCGATGAGCTTCAGGCCAAGATCGAGTCGAATCAGAAGCTTCAGGACGACGGTCGGCTCTATCTTCTGGGGCATCCGGACATTCCCTACGGCTTTGTGGTCGGGTCGATGAATCGCATCCGCCTGGCCGGCGTCTCGAATGTGGGCATGGTGACCAATCCTGAGTATCGAAAGGCCGAGCCGCAGTGA
- the tolQ gene encoding protein TolQ, with translation MLANLLTSPLLAEAAAGHKSVIEIVMDADAVVTAILVLLMVLSVVSWYIIGYKTLYFRRAQAESQNFMDVFWQSKRLDAIYQSSEEFPRAPVSRVFKAGYIELSKLKSAGEVGGAESMRQQLGDIENVERALRRASRTEMTELEKLVPFLATVGSTSPFIGLFGTVWGIMVAFLQISSEGAAGIDVVGQPIAEALIVTAAGLFAAIPAVVAYNLFVNKIKVLGGEMDNFSSDFLNIVKRHFFK, from the coding sequence ATGCTCGCAAACCTCCTGACGTCGCCGCTTTTGGCCGAGGCCGCTGCCGGCCACAAGAGTGTCATTGAGATCGTGATGGACGCCGATGCCGTCGTCACGGCCATTCTGGTGCTCTTGATGGTTCTCAGCGTCGTGTCCTGGTACATCATTGGCTATAAGACCCTTTACTTTCGACGGGCGCAGGCCGAGTCGCAGAACTTCATGGATGTGTTCTGGCAGTCCAAACGCCTGGACGCGATCTACCAGTCCTCCGAAGAGTTTCCGCGGGCGCCGGTTAGCCGGGTGTTTAAAGCTGGCTACATCGAACTCTCCAAGCTCAAAAGTGCGGGGGAAGTGGGTGGGGCTGAGTCTATGCGCCAGCAGCTTGGCGACATAGAGAACGTGGAGCGTGCGTTGCGCCGAGCGTCGCGCACGGAGATGACCGAGCTGGAGAAGCTCGTTCCCTTCCTGGCGACGGTGGGGTCGACCTCTCCCTTCATCGGGCTCTTCGGTACGGTGTGGGGCATCATGGTGGCCTTCCTGCAGATCAGTTCGGAGGGCGCAGCCGGGATTGACGTGGTCGGGCAGCCGATTGCCGAGGCGTTGATCGTGACGGCGGCCGGGCTCTTTGCCGCCATCCCGGCGGTCGTTGCGTATAACCTCTTTGTTAACAAGATCAAGGTGTTGGGCGGTGAGATGGATAACTTCTCATCGGACTTTCTCAACATCGTGAAGCGTCACTTCTTTAAGTAA
- a CDS encoding penicillin-binding protein activator — protein sequence MCALVLLGATSCSTTRSSTTVLEQEAPIVAESPRVQAHFDEAVTLLREGHYQEAAERFRLLQAEHADDRIAQMAELYIARSLLGDVEARFQAMEAGQWQAVPAEVQALLAPLAKAPRVDDRVRYGASAYLALSYALNAQPDEALAELAGYPGASMSPAILEQDRLWIWPLIAEGLQGAERRVEAMEAWARTFDTTGLPVRAGAHDGATAPSTITGREGLSDEGATRAPSGEERPLEFGDGGSLSATQVMAVSRAFDAADGLSERQAADLLNSESGFLRALGTWAYVRREATQRLDEREQEALLELFNENAPYFLSMGVADRAAELSMTIASLSGARRLAIGALLPLSGPNRAVGYRALAGMFMAQQAFHVAGEPTVTLIIEDSAAEPVAALERLLSHEVLAVVGPLDGRVVAQLREPVTEAGVPMIALVPEAVDSGDAGQSTLLFRNFLSATAEAQAMATIAYEQLHDRRAAVAYPDMGYGRVMARAFAEEFRARGGQVVAEVSYDRSSSNFVDTARAVARHNPDALFIPDSGSKIAQISAFMAQENIWGHAPEKRPAARAQRTYVHYLGTSLWQDPIVTQQAASYVEGALIPAWYSGSFDDAQTRQFSAGFEAVYGRQADSFEAFAYDSVQRLRELMVERGAGRVETLTRALRGEDWARGATGRFRFDERGEPVRELRVLEINSGQWGVYERSIMTPLHRSARSDERPDGELPQ from the coding sequence TTGTGTGCCCTCGTGTTGCTCGGGGCAACGAGCTGCTCGACGACTCGCAGCAGCACCACGGTGCTGGAGCAGGAGGCGCCGATTGTGGCGGAGTCTCCGCGGGTGCAGGCGCACTTTGATGAGGCCGTGACGCTGCTCCGGGAGGGGCACTATCAGGAGGCCGCCGAGCGTTTTCGTCTTTTGCAGGCGGAGCACGCTGACGACCGCATCGCGCAGATGGCCGAGCTCTACATTGCCCGGTCGTTGTTGGGCGATGTGGAGGCGCGCTTCCAGGCGATGGAGGCGGGGCAGTGGCAGGCGGTTCCGGCCGAGGTGCAGGCGCTCTTGGCCCCGTTGGCAAAAGCACCGCGGGTCGACGACCGCGTGCGCTACGGGGCATCGGCCTATCTGGCACTCAGTTACGCGCTCAACGCCCAGCCCGATGAGGCTTTGGCCGAGCTGGCCGGTTATCCCGGCGCCTCGATGAGTCCGGCGATCCTTGAGCAGGACCGGCTGTGGATATGGCCGCTGATCGCCGAGGGGTTGCAGGGAGCCGAGCGCCGAGTGGAGGCGATGGAGGCCTGGGCTCGTACCTTTGATACCACCGGTCTGCCGGTGCGCGCTGGCGCGCACGACGGCGCCACGGCGCCCTCCACCATCACAGGCAGGGAGGGGCTTTCGGACGAGGGTGCAACGAGGGCGCCGAGTGGCGAGGAGAGGCCGCTGGAGTTTGGTGATGGGGGTTCGTTAAGTGCGACCCAGGTGATGGCTGTGTCGCGGGCCTTCGATGCTGCGGATGGGCTCAGCGAGCGCCAGGCCGCCGACCTCCTTAATTCCGAGTCGGGGTTTTTGCGGGCCCTGGGGACCTGGGCCTACGTGCGCCGGGAGGCGACTCAGCGCCTGGATGAGCGCGAGCAAGAGGCGTTGCTGGAACTCTTTAACGAGAACGCCCCCTATTTTCTCTCGATGGGCGTGGCCGACCGCGCGGCGGAACTCTCCATGACCATTGCGTCGCTCAGCGGGGCGCGGCGTCTGGCCATCGGGGCCTTGCTCCCCTTGAGTGGTCCGAATCGGGCGGTGGGGTACCGGGCGCTTGCCGGGATGTTCATGGCTCAGCAGGCTTTTCATGTGGCCGGGGAGCCCACGGTTACGCTGATCATCGAAGATAGCGCTGCCGAGCCCGTCGCCGCGTTGGAGCGTTTGCTCAGCCACGAGGTACTTGCCGTGGTCGGACCGCTTGACGGGCGTGTGGTCGCGCAGCTGCGCGAGCCGGTCACGGAGGCCGGAGTGCCGATGATCGCGCTTGTTCCGGAGGCTGTGGACTCGGGAGATGCGGGGCAGAGCACGCTGCTCTTTCGGAACTTCCTCAGTGCGACCGCGGAGGCTCAGGCGATGGCGACCATCGCGTATGAGCAGCTTCATGACCGTCGGGCGGCGGTGGCCTATCCCGACATGGGGTATGGGCGCGTGATGGCCCGGGCGTTTGCCGAGGAGTTTCGGGCCCGCGGGGGGCAGGTTGTGGCAGAAGTTAGCTACGATCGTTCCAGCTCGAACTTTGTCGATACGGCCCGCGCGGTCGCTCGCCATAACCCCGATGCGCTCTTTATCCCGGACTCCGGGAGCAAGATCGCACAGATTAGTGCGTTTATGGCTCAGGAGAATATCTGGGGGCATGCCCCGGAGAAGCGTCCTGCGGCCCGCGCGCAGCGTACGTATGTGCACTATCTGGGGACGAGCCTGTGGCAAGATCCTATCGTCACTCAGCAGGCTGCCAGCTATGTCGAGGGGGCGCTGATTCCGGCGTGGTACTCCGGGAGTTTTGATGACGCCCAGACGCGGCAGTTCAGCGCAGGGTTTGAGGCGGTCTATGGGCGCCAGGCCGACTCCTTCGAGGCCTTTGCTTACGATTCAGTGCAACGCCTTCGGGAGCTGATGGTGGAGCGTGGGGCGGGGCGAGTTGAAACGTTGACCCGAGCGCTGCGCGGGGAGGATTGGGCCCGGGGGGCGACGGGGCGTTTTCGTTTCGATGAGCGCGGCGAGCCGGTCCGGGAGCTTCGGGTGCTAGAGATTAACTCGGGTCAGTGGGGGGTGTATGAGCGCAGCATCATGACCCCACTCCATCGCTCGGCGCGTTCTGACGAGCGACCTGATGGCGAGCTCCCTCAGTGA
- a CDS encoding VOC family protein, producing the protein MTPRLHHIALGARDVASLADFYQRAFALPEITQHHYPDGRLRSVWLDLNPGILMVEHTTRTRERAEGVDAGPFLLAFTIDAGQRDAMAARLVQLGASLETQSDFSIYARDPEGNRVALSHYPPPRCS; encoded by the coding sequence ATGACCCCTCGCCTTCATCATATCGCGCTCGGCGCGCGCGACGTCGCTAGCCTCGCTGACTTCTATCAACGCGCGTTTGCTCTCCCGGAGATCACGCAGCATCACTACCCCGATGGCCGCCTGCGCTCGGTATGGCTGGATTTGAACCCGGGCATTTTGATGGTGGAACACACCACCCGCACCCGAGAACGGGCCGAAGGCGTCGATGCCGGCCCCTTCCTGCTGGCGTTTACGATCGACGCCGGGCAACGCGATGCGATGGCTGCGCGTCTCGTCCAACTGGGAGCAAGCCTCGAAACGCAGAGCGACTTCTCGATCTACGCCCGTGATCCCGAAGGCAACCGCGTGGCGCTGAGCCACTACCCTCCCCCCCGCTGCTCATGA
- a CDS encoding dimethylarginine dimethylaminohydrolase family protein, which produces MKPAVLMAHPRHFAIKGGANPHTRNRDKTLKEVDPTVALEQWNTYVDQLLECGLDVYVIDATPELTGMVFTANAGFIYGLRERKHSPQKTFFPSHFMVEHRMGESERFADFMTNFGFQVGDIPDQWRWEGEADAFPVLRDEDEVWIFTHNFRSDTEVGDWLESGLLNRDVLSLKLSDERYYHGDTAICDLGDHVLVYLDALEPVSQERIKEALGDRLVEIEEKDARAFLGNSFYVEVEERRLLFVPAGVRKKTQKDIAKLGVEVIEIDVSEFFGKGGGGPKCMVFNLGLCDPAEAGLTEEQSAFRHARHIKSLRRRRGRIR; this is translated from the coding sequence ATGAAACCAGCGGTATTGATGGCGCACCCGCGTCATTTTGCGATCAAAGGCGGTGCTAATCCCCACACCCGAAATCGGGATAAGACGCTTAAAGAGGTCGACCCTACGGTAGCGCTGGAGCAGTGGAATACCTATGTGGATCAGCTTCTGGAGTGTGGTCTGGATGTGTATGTGATTGACGCCACTCCCGAGCTCACAGGTATGGTCTTTACGGCCAACGCCGGGTTCATCTACGGGCTCCGTGAGCGTAAGCATTCGCCGCAGAAGACCTTCTTCCCGAGCCACTTCATGGTGGAGCATCGCATGGGGGAGTCGGAGCGTTTTGCGGATTTCATGACGAACTTCGGGTTTCAAGTGGGCGACATCCCCGACCAGTGGCGTTGGGAAGGGGAGGCCGACGCGTTCCCGGTGCTCCGTGATGAGGACGAGGTGTGGATCTTCACCCACAACTTCCGTTCGGACACCGAGGTGGGGGATTGGCTGGAGAGCGGTCTGTTAAACCGCGATGTGCTCTCGCTAAAGCTCAGCGATGAGCGTTATTACCACGGCGATACGGCGATCTGTGACCTGGGCGACCATGTGCTGGTGTACCTCGACGCACTGGAGCCGGTGAGCCAGGAGCGTATCAAAGAGGCGTTGGGCGATCGCCTGGTGGAGATCGAGGAGAAGGATGCCCGGGCCTTCCTGGGCAACTCCTTCTATGTCGAGGTGGAGGAGCGTCGTCTGCTCTTTGTGCCGGCCGGTGTGCGCAAGAAGACTCAGAAAGACATCGCGAAGCTCGGCGTCGAAGTGATTGAAATCGACGTCTCGGAGTTCTTTGGTAAGGGCGGTGGGGGCCCCAAGTGCATGGTCTTCAACCTGGGCCTATGCGACCCGGCCGAGGCGGGGCTGACCGAGGAGCAGAGCGCGTTCAGGCATGCGCGCCACATCAAGAGTTTGCGACGGCGCCGCGGGCGCATTCGCTGA
- a CDS encoding MATE family efflux transporter, whose protein sequence is MARASTVDTTEGSLVGRSVQLAWPAVLQALLVNFYAFNDFVFVGLLGDAAATAALSACFALLILHFTFIKVFPTGATALIAQAFGARRPERIGALYRSSVSATMVLSVVVALVGVLVMPWFVSLANVTPEVGEHVADYLSIIYWSTPTFALMLVIVGAFRAVGDTRTPLYLEIGSLLVNVVLNYVLVLGVGPVPSMGIKGAALATAISRALPGMVGFWLILRGHLGFDPRAGTRGVKGWWPERALTREMAHIGIFEALSGLIYGGVYLMLNRMAGELGPAAQGGLGAGLRGIEWIGFAFGSGFLTASVSIVGQNVGAGKADRAMGGAWISAGLSALCCQAVGLLFILFPEELCRMVTDDYDTLSYAMSYVYYVGWVMWAVGFEMSMFGALVGAGRSRTALLVSGGYNLLRIPVAAGLLFGWASMGDGVRWVLLGQGEAPPVSGPFAALVWTIGLTSVLKALTYAILLSSRWRRLRRSTVRTRAYGARSVRM, encoded by the coding sequence ATGGCACGCGCATCCACCGTTGATACTACCGAAGGGAGCCTGGTCGGGCGCTCCGTACAACTGGCCTGGCCGGCGGTGCTGCAGGCCCTGCTGGTGAACTTCTACGCCTTCAATGACTTTGTCTTTGTAGGTCTGCTCGGTGATGCGGCGGCCACCGCCGCGCTCTCGGCGTGTTTTGCGCTGCTGATTCTGCACTTTACCTTCATCAAGGTGTTTCCCACCGGGGCCACCGCGCTCATTGCTCAGGCCTTTGGTGCGCGTCGACCGGAGCGCATCGGGGCGCTCTACCGAAGTTCGGTCTCCGCAACGATGGTGCTTTCCGTCGTCGTCGCTCTGGTTGGTGTGCTGGTGATGCCCTGGTTTGTGAGTCTGGCCAATGTCACGCCGGAGGTAGGTGAGCATGTGGCCGACTATTTGAGCATCATCTATTGGTCGACGCCGACCTTTGCGTTGATGCTGGTGATCGTCGGGGCCTTTCGGGCGGTGGGGGACACGCGCACGCCGCTCTATCTGGAGATTGGCAGCCTTCTGGTCAACGTGGTGCTCAACTACGTCCTGGTGTTGGGCGTCGGTCCTGTTCCATCGATGGGTATTAAGGGGGCGGCGCTGGCTACGGCCATCAGCCGTGCGCTTCCCGGGATGGTAGGGTTCTGGTTGATCTTACGCGGACATCTGGGGTTTGACCCTCGGGCCGGTACGCGAGGGGTGAAGGGCTGGTGGCCGGAACGTGCCCTTACCCGGGAGATGGCGCATATCGGGATCTTCGAAGCGCTCTCCGGGCTGATTTACGGCGGCGTCTATCTGATGCTCAACCGCATGGCCGGCGAGTTGGGGCCGGCGGCCCAGGGAGGCCTGGGCGCGGGGCTTCGGGGGATCGAATGGATTGGGTTTGCCTTTGGGAGCGGGTTCCTTACCGCGAGTGTCTCCATCGTGGGGCAAAACGTGGGGGCGGGTAAGGCCGACCGCGCCATGGGAGGTGCCTGGATCAGCGCCGGGCTCAGTGCGCTTTGTTGTCAGGCGGTCGGGCTGCTTTTTATCCTTTTTCCGGAAGAGCTCTGCCGGATGGTGACCGACGACTACGACACGCTCAGCTACGCGATGAGTTACGTCTATTACGTTGGCTGGGTGATGTGGGCGGTCGGTTTTGAGATGTCGATGTTCGGCGCGCTGGTCGGCGCTGGTCGTTCGCGTACCGCGCTCCTGGTATCCGGGGGATACAATCTGCTGCGCATCCCGGTAGCAGCGGGGCTTCTCTTTGGTTGGGCATCTATGGGCGACGGCGTGCGGTGGGTTTTGTTGGGGCAGGGAGAGGCTCCGCCGGTCTCCGGTCCTTTTGCGGCGTTGGTCTGGACCATTGGCCTGACCTCGGTTCTGAAAGCGCTGACCTATGCCATCTTACTCAGTTCACGTTGGCGCAGGCTCCGGCGTTCCACGGTCCGCACGCGCGCCTATGGTGCGCGAAGCGTGCGGATGTGA